One Kiritimatiellia bacterium genomic region harbors:
- the efp gene encoding elongation factor P, with product MYSASDLRKGLRVEIDGVPYIITDFNFVKPGKGAAIYNCKMKNLLNGSTLSRSYRTNDKLDEPKLEERAVRFSYQDGENYIFVDKNFEQVGVAAEVLGDSRFFLTEDIEAEILIHNGRPIDVELPTFVEKEIKETEPGFRGNTATNVQKQAKIEGGYELQVPLFINQGDIVKIDTRTGGYADRVRATKVL from the coding sequence ATGTATTCGGCATCCGATTTGCGCAAGGGACTGCGGGTGGAAATTGACGGCGTACCTTATATCATCACCGATTTTAATTTTGTCAAACCGGGGAAAGGCGCGGCGATTTACAACTGCAAAATGAAAAACCTGCTTAACGGCAGCACTCTTTCCAGAAGTTATCGGACCAACGACAAGCTGGACGAGCCCAAACTGGAAGAGCGCGCCGTGCGGTTTTCATACCAGGACGGCGAAAATTACATTTTTGTTGATAAAAATTTTGAGCAGGTCGGCGTTGCGGCCGAAGTGCTCGGCGACTCGCGTTTCTTTTTGACAGAGGATATTGAAGCGGAAATCCTGATTCATAACGGACGCCCCATAGACGTGGAACTGCCGACCTTCGTTGAAAAGGAAATCAAGGAAACCGAACCCGGCTTCCGCGGCAATACGGCCACCAACGTTCAGAAACAGGCCAAAATTGAGGGCGGATACGAACTGCAGGTGCCGCTCTTCATCAACCAGGGCGACATCGTCAAAATTGACACCCGCACCGGCGGTTATGCCGACCGCGTCCGCGCTACCAAGGTGCTATAG